A genomic stretch from Sulfobacillus thermosulfidooxidans includes:
- a CDS encoding RrF2 family transcriptional regulator gives MFKLSSGFKSGLRILALLGESPLGTPVSISVMTPRLGLSDKYLEQLLMILKRAGLVRSTRGANGGFTLARPAEDISLLDIMKALQGPIEFCDCGHQECQDCVRPEIWKALELCVGNTLASISLAHLISQESFHVMAHSVVLPDAPVWRDGAGI, from the coding sequence GTGTTTAAACTATCGTCCGGATTCAAGTCAGGTCTCCGTATTCTGGCTTTACTCGGCGAGAGTCCTTTAGGGACGCCAGTATCTATTAGTGTGATGACACCTCGGCTCGGATTATCCGATAAGTATTTAGAGCAATTATTGATGATATTAAAACGAGCCGGGTTGGTGCGGTCGACGCGGGGAGCAAATGGGGGCTTTACCTTAGCGAGACCTGCCGAAGACATTTCGTTACTCGACATTATGAAAGCCCTACAAGGTCCTATCGAATTTTGCGATTGCGGGCATCAGGAATGCCAGGATTGTGTGCGCCCAGAAATTTGGAAAGCGTTAGAGTTGTGTGTGGGAAATACTTTAGCCAGCATTTCTCTAGCGCATTTGATTTCTCAAGAAAGCTTCCATGTGATGGCACACTCGGTGGTGTTGCCTGATGCGCCCGTGTGGCGAGATGGGGCGGGGATTTAA
- the cysK gene encoding cysteine synthase A — translation MRTFESVCDLIGRTPLVKLQKISELRKCLIYGKLESYNPGGSVKDRIALNMVSHAEREGILRPGGVIIEPTSGNTGVGLAMVAAKRGYRCILTMPDTASIERRLLFQAFGAEVELTPGKFGMVGAISRAAELEKEIPGAISLHQFENPANPEIHRMTTGPEIWEDTEGMVTAVVAGIGTGGTITGIAQYLKERNPAIDIIGVEPAESPVISGGNPGPHKIQGIGAGFVPKTLDVSLLDYVIPISSEEAFHTARDLARSEGLLVGISSGAAIAAANEWLMQENREHATIVVILPDSGERYLSTALYQEEG, via the coding sequence ATGCGAACCTTTGAGTCGGTTTGCGATTTAATTGGAAGAACTCCACTGGTTAAGCTTCAAAAAATATCTGAATTACGAAAATGTTTGATTTATGGCAAGCTAGAATCGTATAATCCGGGGGGCAGTGTGAAAGATCGTATTGCCTTAAATATGGTGTCTCACGCGGAACGAGAGGGGATCTTGCGACCTGGCGGCGTGATTATTGAACCCACCTCAGGAAATACTGGGGTGGGATTAGCTATGGTAGCCGCTAAACGCGGTTACCGGTGTATTCTCACCATGCCAGATACCGCATCCATTGAGCGCCGGTTATTGTTTCAAGCCTTTGGCGCGGAAGTAGAATTGACGCCAGGCAAATTTGGCATGGTCGGAGCAATTTCCCGGGCCGCCGAATTAGAAAAAGAAATTCCTGGGGCGATTAGTTTGCATCAATTTGAAAATCCGGCCAATCCAGAAATTCATCGGATGACCACCGGGCCCGAAATTTGGGAAGATACAGAGGGCATGGTTACGGCGGTTGTGGCCGGCATTGGAACGGGTGGAACGATTACGGGCATTGCGCAATACTTAAAAGAGCGTAATCCGGCCATTGATATTATTGGAGTCGAACCTGCTGAGTCGCCGGTGATTTCGGGTGGCAATCCCGGGCCACACAAAATCCAAGGTATTGGGGCCGGATTTGTTCCCAAAACCTTAGATGTTTCCCTGCTCGATTATGTCATCCCGATTAGCAGTGAGGAGGCATTTCATACGGCTCGTGATCTGGCCCGGTCTGAAGGATTACTCGTAGGGATTTCGAGTGGCGCGGCGATTGCGGCAGCCAATGAGTGGCTTATGCAGGAAAATCGGGAACATGCTACGATTGTGGTGATTTTACCGGATTCGGGAGAACGGTATTTGAGTACGGCGCTATACCAAGAGGAGGGCTAA
- a CDS encoding small, acid-soluble spore protein, alpha/beta type has translation MSPRKKLLVPEASQALDKLREEILKELRIHRQPMREQFRDTARRIAEQADKTNPDP, from the coding sequence ATGTCCCCACGAAAAAAATTACTTGTTCCCGAAGCGTCGCAAGCATTAGACAAATTGCGCGAAGAAATCCTTAAAGAACTGCGAATTCATCGTCAGCCCATGCGTGAGCAATTTCGTGATACCGCGCGCCGCATTGCTGAACAAGCCGATAAGACTAATCCGGATCCATGA
- the dapB gene encoding 4-hydroxy-tetrahydrodipicolinate reductase, with protein MTTPIPVVLAGASGKTGREVGKAIYHADDMDLIGAIAQHHAGSMLKDLWAEPVPLVVQESLAQIPASYAVLVDFTEHQSSYERICEAVSRGWDIVVGTTGFTAEERDSITQLVVRYQVGAVLIANFSLGAWVMEQLAKQASHYFKKAEILEAHADTKKDKPSGTAKRMAQLLADSWETPADTIPVHALRLPGMVAHQAVVFGASGQILTLRHDVHDRSAYAAGVLAAIRKVRTFSGQVVQDFGRIMDPD; from the coding sequence ATGACGACACCAATTCCAGTGGTATTAGCCGGAGCCAGCGGAAAAACCGGTCGAGAAGTGGGAAAAGCGATATATCATGCGGATGATATGGACCTCATTGGAGCAATTGCTCAACATCATGCGGGCAGTATGCTCAAGGATCTTTGGGCGGAACCTGTCCCTTTGGTCGTGCAAGAATCTCTCGCTCAAATTCCAGCATCTTATGCGGTTTTAGTGGATTTTACAGAACACCAATCGTCATATGAGCGCATTTGTGAAGCAGTGTCCCGCGGGTGGGACATTGTGGTAGGCACGACAGGATTTACTGCAGAGGAACGGGACTCAATCACGCAGTTGGTGGTTCGTTATCAGGTGGGAGCTGTTTTGATTGCTAATTTTTCTTTGGGTGCATGGGTGATGGAGCAGCTGGCCAAACAGGCTAGCCATTACTTTAAAAAAGCCGAGATCTTAGAAGCGCATGCCGACACCAAAAAAGATAAACCATCAGGGACTGCCAAACGAATGGCTCAGTTATTAGCAGACTCGTGGGAGACTCCAGCCGATACGATTCCTGTGCATGCCTTGCGCCTGCCAGGGATGGTGGCCCATCAAGCGGTAGTGTTTGGCGCCAGTGGACAGATATTGACTTTACGACATGATGTCCATGACCGCAGTGCTTATGCCGCCGGGGTGTTAGCTGCGATTCGTAAAGTGCGAACATTTTCAGGGCAGGTGGTGCAGGACTTTGGACGGATCATGGATCCGGATTAG
- a CDS encoding acyl-CoA dehydrogenase family protein, which translates to MALSILNEEENAIRDAIFELVQGTIAKRSQEFDQKAIFPRENIELLGRQGYLGMIVDPKWGGAGASYLAQTLVVEAIAAADPATAVIYEVHNSLHIEGIWRFGTEEQKSRYLPELCQGKTIGAFAITEAESGSNAASMQTRALRLEDGYHLTGRKMFITSGGEADRYIVFATLDPARKEKGITAFIVPKTATGLRFGPPEDKLGIRASRTSEMILDDVVVPVEDRLGEEGQGYDIALYLLDGGRIGIAAQSVGIMTTALERSLAYARQRKQFGQPIGHFEGIQWRLADMATDLHAARLMTYEAARRREEGPAQRPLFAMAKLFASEKAVQHAADAIQIFGGYGYMREYGVERLLRDAKVTEIYEGTSEIMRLVIASRLLKEYDLGNI; encoded by the coding sequence ATGGCTTTGAGTATATTAAATGAAGAAGAGAACGCGATACGCGATGCTATTTTTGAACTCGTACAAGGCACCATTGCTAAGCGCTCGCAAGAATTTGATCAAAAGGCCATTTTTCCTCGTGAAAACATTGAACTCCTTGGTCGTCAAGGCTATTTGGGGATGATTGTGGATCCGAAATGGGGAGGAGCTGGTGCCAGCTACCTGGCACAAACGCTGGTAGTCGAAGCGATAGCTGCAGCTGATCCGGCTACGGCTGTTATTTATGAAGTACATAATTCTTTGCATATCGAAGGGATCTGGCGTTTTGGAACGGAAGAACAAAAATCACGCTATCTTCCCGAACTATGTCAGGGAAAGACGATTGGAGCTTTTGCCATTACCGAAGCTGAGTCGGGGTCTAATGCGGCCAGTATGCAAACCCGTGCCCTGCGATTGGAGGATGGGTATCACTTAACAGGTCGGAAGATGTTCATCACCAGTGGAGGAGAAGCAGACCGTTACATCGTCTTTGCGACTCTCGACCCTGCTCGTAAAGAAAAGGGCATTACCGCATTTATCGTACCGAAAACTGCGACAGGTTTACGCTTTGGACCTCCCGAGGATAAATTGGGAATCCGGGCGTCACGAACCTCGGAAATGATCTTAGATGATGTAGTTGTGCCGGTAGAGGACCGGCTTGGCGAAGAAGGGCAAGGATACGACATCGCGCTATATCTTTTAGACGGCGGGAGAATTGGAATTGCTGCACAAAGCGTGGGAATTATGACAACAGCTTTAGAACGGTCCTTAGCTTATGCACGCCAGCGCAAACAATTTGGGCAACCGATTGGACACTTTGAAGGCATTCAATGGCGGCTAGCCGATATGGCGACGGATTTACATGCAGCCCGCTTGATGACCTATGAGGCCGCCAGACGGCGCGAAGAAGGTCCAGCTCAGCGGCCATTGTTCGCAATGGCCAAGTTGTTTGCTTCGGAAAAAGCGGTTCAACATGCCGCCGATGCTATTCAAATTTTTGGCGGATATGGTTATATGCGAGAATATGGGGTGGAGCGTCTCTTGCGCGACGCCAAGGTGACAGAAATTTATGAAGGCACCTCAGAAATTATGCGGCTAGTCATTGCGAGCCGACTCTTAAAAGAATATGACTTAGGTAACATTTAG
- the meaB gene encoding methylmalonyl Co-A mutase-associated GTPase MeaB — MDVNSLYEGIVAGNRRALARGLSWIDEGSVRGKELAHRLFAHTGHARVIGITGAPGVGKSTLVNALALELRKRQNTVGILAVDPSSPYTGGAILGDRIRMQESVDDKGVFMRSLASRGHVGGLSRAAFGAINLLDAAGFDTILVETVGAGQAEVDIMRYAQTVLVVLAPGLGDDIQAIKAGILEIGNVFVVNKSDRDGAELTVRSLKGLLSLSGENSSWTVPIIKTQADRFVGISEVIEAIDQHQVYLREHNLLDNLRYQQAEHILKQSLEDVMVAIQSEMDHQGLWRQAVMDILSGEDSTMEAKTLLTQWLKTSAQGE, encoded by the coding sequence ATGGATGTGAATAGTTTATATGAAGGGATTGTCGCGGGGAACCGGCGTGCTCTCGCTCGCGGCTTGTCTTGGATTGATGAAGGGAGTGTACGTGGCAAGGAATTGGCTCACCGGTTGTTCGCGCATACGGGTCATGCTCGCGTCATTGGGATTACGGGAGCGCCTGGAGTGGGGAAGTCGACGTTAGTCAATGCGCTTGCCCTAGAACTGCGAAAACGTCAAAATACTGTGGGCATTCTTGCGGTGGATCCCTCGAGTCCGTATACGGGCGGCGCGATCTTGGGAGACCGCATCCGCATGCAGGAATCCGTGGATGACAAGGGCGTGTTCATGCGTTCTTTGGCGAGCCGGGGCCATGTTGGCGGCTTGTCACGAGCGGCATTTGGAGCGATTAATCTTTTAGACGCGGCGGGATTTGATACCATTTTGGTGGAGACGGTGGGGGCTGGTCAGGCTGAAGTCGATATCATGCGTTACGCCCAAACGGTGTTGGTGGTCTTAGCACCAGGCCTGGGTGATGATATTCAAGCCATTAAAGCCGGGATTTTAGAAATTGGCAATGTGTTCGTTGTCAACAAATCTGATCGCGATGGCGCTGAACTCACTGTGCGTTCTCTCAAAGGATTATTAAGCCTGAGCGGGGAGAATTCTTCGTGGACGGTGCCTATTATCAAAACCCAAGCCGATCGTTTTGTTGGGATAAGTGAAGTGATTGAGGCCATTGATCAACACCAAGTCTACCTGCGTGAACATAATCTATTAGATAACCTCCGTTACCAACAAGCGGAACACATACTAAAGCAATCTCTTGAAGACGTTATGGTGGCAATCCAGTCTGAGATGGATCATCAAGGGCTATGGCGCCAAGCCGTCATGGACATATTGTCAGGAGAAGATTCTACGATGGAAGCCAAAACATTGTTGACTCAGTGGCTTAAGACCAGCGCACAAGGAGAGTAA
- a CDS encoding cobalamin B12-binding domain-containing protein, giving the protein MIRVLVAKPGLDGHDRGAKVIARALRDAGMEVIYTGLHQTPDQIVDAAISEDVDVLAISILSGAHPTLVPRITSLLRENGVNDMLVLLGGIIPDDDIPLMLEAGVHQVFGPGTDTGDIVEYIRQHVGER; this is encoded by the coding sequence ATGATTCGCGTTTTAGTGGCCAAGCCCGGACTGGATGGTCATGACCGAGGTGCCAAAGTGATAGCGCGCGCCTTGCGGGATGCGGGAATGGAAGTCATTTACACCGGTCTTCATCAAACACCCGATCAAATTGTAGACGCAGCGATTTCAGAAGATGTGGATGTCTTGGCCATATCCATTTTATCCGGGGCCCATCCCACACTTGTGCCCCGCATCACGAGTTTATTGCGCGAAAATGGTGTGAATGATATGCTCGTGCTTCTTGGGGGCATTATTCCCGATGACGATATCCCTCTGATGTTGGAGGCGGGAGTCCACCAGGTGTTTGGGCCGGGAACCGACACGGGGGATATTGTGGAATATATCAGGCAGCATGTAGGAGAACGCTAA
- a CDS encoding cytochrome c biogenesis protein produces MDPLRKQLIRENAFILALPLVVGALYADLIWSPDDRVLGASQRIFYFHMGAAVVAAIAFTLTFGASLGYLLIKNLRWDHMAAASAEIGTVFTAMVLFSGILWGKAAWGVWWTWDPRLTSTLILWVLFAGYLLLREWSDDPGKRATYSAVLAIVAYIDVPIDYMAVRWWRSVHPVVITTQGIHMAPKMIDAMLLSMVAMMAIFVMWMVIRVRLLDAESRLRQIYQRRHQVLQEPPS; encoded by the coding sequence ATGGATCCATTAAGAAAACAGCTGATAAGAGAGAACGCCTTCATCCTTGCCTTGCCTCTGGTAGTAGGAGCACTCTATGCTGATTTGATTTGGAGCCCAGATGACCGGGTGCTAGGAGCGAGCCAGCGAATTTTCTATTTCCACATGGGTGCGGCCGTCGTCGCAGCGATAGCTTTTACCCTCACCTTTGGCGCCAGTCTAGGCTATCTATTGATTAAAAATCTCAGGTGGGATCATATGGCTGCGGCATCGGCCGAAATCGGAACCGTTTTTACGGCCATGGTGTTGTTTAGCGGGATCTTATGGGGGAAAGCAGCATGGGGAGTATGGTGGACATGGGATCCCAGGCTGACTTCCACCCTTATCCTCTGGGTACTCTTTGCCGGATATTTATTGTTGCGGGAATGGTCAGATGATCCTGGCAAGCGGGCTACCTATTCGGCGGTGTTAGCGATCGTGGCTTATATCGATGTGCCCATTGATTATATGGCGGTGCGCTGGTGGCGTTCGGTGCATCCTGTTGTCATTACGACGCAAGGGATCCACATGGCCCCCAAGATGATCGATGCCATGCTGTTATCTATGGTCGCAATGATGGCGATCTTTGTCATGTGGATGGTTATTCGCGTGCGCTTATTAGACGCCGAATCGCGCCTACGACAAATTTATCAAAGAAGACATCAGGTGTTGCAAGAGCCTCCTTCATAA
- a CDS encoding heme exporter protein CcmB: MRCIAIRKFWVIVYKDLLFEWRSKDWWLGMVTFVLMVLLVFAFAFDSLNQVLRQMFPGMLWMTFLFTGILGINKAFQREEAEDTLTGLFLAPGDRLAVYAAKMTVAFLFMLVTELISIPAFFIIFDERVAMHVGGFFAILVLGALGMVEIATLLAAISIHVKNGDMLLSLLVIPLQIPVLIMAVQATAGVLMPNPPHLSLWIHGLIAYDLIFLALGLMLSDYLWEV, translated from the coding sequence ATGAGGTGCATTGCTATCCGTAAGTTCTGGGTTATTGTGTACAAAGATTTGTTGTTTGAGTGGCGGAGCAAAGATTGGTGGCTAGGCATGGTCACTTTTGTCCTAATGGTGCTTTTGGTCTTTGCGTTTGCGTTTGATTCGTTGAATCAAGTATTACGCCAGATGTTTCCGGGTATGTTATGGATGACATTTCTGTTTACGGGAATATTAGGGATCAACAAGGCCTTTCAGCGAGAGGAAGCGGAAGATACATTGACGGGATTGTTTTTAGCACCCGGAGACCGATTGGCCGTGTACGCAGCCAAAATGACGGTCGCATTCCTCTTTATGTTGGTGACTGAACTCATCAGTATCCCAGCATTTTTTATCATATTCGATGAACGTGTAGCCATGCATGTTGGAGGTTTTTTCGCCATATTGGTGTTGGGGGCTTTAGGAATGGTAGAAATCGCCACATTATTGGCCGCGATAAGTATTCACGTGAAAAATGGTGATATGCTGTTAAGCTTGTTAGTCATTCCTTTGCAAATCCCGGTCTTAATTATGGCGGTTCAAGCCACTGCCGGGGTGCTGATGCCAAATCCACCCCATCTAAGCCTGTGGATTCATGGACTGATAGCCTACGACCTCATTTTTCTGGCTTTAGGGCTCATGCTATCGGATTATCTGTGGGAGGTGTGA
- the ccmA gene encoding heme ABC exporter ATP-binding protein CcmA, producing the protein MMQAPRWVIQAEHVGKIIAGKAVLQDVSFTLAPGKCLGIMGPNGAGKTTLLNILSGLWHLSWGDLWRFGVKVGKTGQSDPRIGYIGHQTMVYPELTARENLLFQARLWGLSHPSQQVNTVLEQVRLSWFAHEVVRTYSRGMKQRLQMARLLLIQPELILLDEPYTGLDLAGRTLFQGILTQRKEKGAAIILISHQIDDVLPLADAIAILAHGQFVWWSSVHAHSQEDPNFLNTYTKWVTDEVHCYP; encoded by the coding sequence ATGATGCAAGCACCACGCTGGGTAATACAAGCTGAGCACGTGGGAAAAATCATTGCGGGCAAAGCCGTTCTGCAAGACGTCTCTTTTACCTTGGCACCCGGAAAATGTTTGGGGATCATGGGTCCGAATGGGGCAGGGAAAACGACGTTGTTGAATATTTTAAGCGGATTGTGGCATCTGTCTTGGGGAGATTTGTGGCGTTTTGGCGTAAAAGTTGGGAAAACAGGCCAAAGTGATCCGCGAATTGGGTATATAGGACATCAAACCATGGTCTATCCTGAGCTTACGGCTCGTGAAAATTTACTGTTCCAAGCACGATTGTGGGGACTATCTCATCCATCCCAACAGGTTAATACGGTATTGGAGCAGGTAAGATTATCATGGTTTGCACACGAAGTGGTGCGTACCTATTCCCGCGGGATGAAACAGCGTCTTCAAATGGCGCGCCTGTTGTTAATCCAGCCGGAACTCATCTTATTAGATGAACCCTATACGGGACTCGATTTGGCGGGGCGGACCCTTTTCCAAGGGATTCTGACCCAGCGCAAAGAGAAAGGTGCTGCCATCATCCTGATTTCCCATCAAATAGACGATGTCTTACCTTTAGCAGATGCCATAGCCATTTTAGCTCATGGGCAATTTGTGTGGTGGTCTTCCGTCCATGCTCATTCGCAAGAAGATCCCAATTTCTTGAACACATATACCAAGTGGGTCACAGATGAGGTGCATTGCTATCCGTAA
- a CDS encoding heme lyase CcmF/NrfE family subunit, producing MPELGRYALVLAGGNSLYIVISGTWNRRLCNPQLAESVRGAVLAVALALTTAVFTLEYLLVTGNYTVQAVYNHSDRALPLLYKMGALWGGNSGSILFWAWILSLYTVVVTLRGRWQSPLTSLTSLYLTGLLLFFTGMSNLVVNPFRMIGGHPADGAGLDPLLQNVVMSIHPPAMYIGLIGMAVPAAYLLAALWTRAPMDQWVGIVRRWTLFAWMFLSAAIVLGGMWAYMELGWGGYWEWDPVENASLMPWLLATAFLHSLQAQEKRGILRAWTAILGVGSFLLTVVGTYITRSGILKNSVHSFTGTGVGPYFLALLILIGLGTFFILWSRQDVLQGHLPENAPDLTWSKESVYRLVNVLFSSIAVIVLFGTFYPVLSHALMGTTIILTQEYFNRLTVPLFLMLAVLLGVAPAMGWRRTHFAQFWHHMRTPLLVALGVGVVAYLSGFHAIATWLAMIIVGFASTSMIQELVRAAKNRQKAHHLGWQRSLAQAISHNRRRYGGYLAHIAFLLIIFGVAGSHTHNIKITTTLKPHQQLFLGGYKIAYQGMTMATGPGYQMVQANLLVRYHAQQFREQPALAFFPGSAQPVAKVAIHGGWMKDLYCVFEGSPGQQEAILHIFINPFVRFIWTGMYILIGATLLSLGGRTTKERQRSRSLVDITGMRASSLSVKGRDPF from the coding sequence ATGCCGGAATTGGGACGGTATGCGCTGGTTTTAGCTGGCGGCAATTCCCTGTATATCGTAATAAGCGGAACATGGAACAGGAGACTTTGCAATCCGCAGTTAGCGGAAAGTGTACGAGGAGCGGTGCTCGCTGTGGCTCTAGCTCTCACCACAGCGGTATTCACGTTAGAATATCTGCTGGTAACCGGTAATTACACGGTTCAAGCTGTCTATAATCATTCCGATCGTGCGTTGCCGCTGCTTTATAAAATGGGAGCGTTGTGGGGAGGCAATTCCGGCTCAATCTTGTTTTGGGCCTGGATTTTGTCCTTATATACCGTCGTCGTAACACTGCGAGGGCGATGGCAAAGTCCCTTGACCTCGTTGACGAGTTTGTATTTAACAGGCCTACTGCTATTTTTTACAGGAATGTCTAATCTCGTCGTGAATCCTTTTCGGATGATTGGTGGCCATCCTGCAGACGGTGCTGGTCTTGACCCCTTATTACAAAATGTGGTGATGAGTATTCATCCTCCTGCGATGTATATAGGATTGATTGGTATGGCCGTTCCCGCAGCATACCTGCTGGCTGCATTGTGGACGCGCGCTCCCATGGATCAGTGGGTCGGAATAGTTCGACGATGGACTTTGTTCGCTTGGATGTTCTTATCCGCGGCCATTGTTCTCGGAGGAATGTGGGCGTATATGGAACTTGGGTGGGGCGGCTATTGGGAATGGGATCCCGTAGAAAATGCATCGCTGATGCCATGGCTATTAGCCACGGCGTTTTTGCACTCGCTACAAGCCCAGGAAAAACGGGGAATCCTGCGGGCATGGACAGCGATTTTGGGTGTCGGAAGTTTCCTTTTGACCGTGGTAGGAACCTACATTACTCGGAGCGGCATTTTAAAGAATTCGGTTCATTCATTTACTGGTACCGGAGTAGGTCCCTATTTCTTAGCTTTGTTAATCCTGATTGGACTCGGCACCTTCTTCATTCTTTGGTCACGGCAAGATGTCCTTCAAGGGCATCTGCCAGAAAATGCTCCTGATCTCACTTGGTCTAAAGAAAGCGTGTATCGTTTAGTTAATGTTCTTTTTAGTAGCATTGCCGTCATTGTCCTTTTCGGCACTTTTTATCCGGTTCTGTCCCACGCATTGATGGGGACTACGATTATTCTCACCCAAGAATATTTTAACCGGCTCACCGTCCCGCTTTTCTTAATGCTTGCAGTTCTTTTGGGAGTGGCACCAGCAATGGGTTGGAGGCGTACGCACTTCGCACAGTTTTGGCATCACATGCGAACACCGTTGCTGGTTGCACTAGGCGTGGGTGTTGTAGCTTATCTCAGTGGATTTCATGCCATTGCGACTTGGCTTGCGATGATTATTGTGGGATTCGCCTCGACGTCCATGATTCAAGAATTGGTCAGGGCTGCCAAGAACCGGCAAAAAGCGCATCATTTGGGCTGGCAGCGTTCCCTGGCACAGGCTATTAGCCATAATCGCAGGCGCTATGGAGGATATTTAGCCCATATTGCATTCTTGCTGATTATTTTCGGAGTGGCAGGCTCCCATACTCATAACATCAAAATCACAACCACTTTAAAACCGCATCAACAGCTGTTTCTCGGTGGATATAAGATTGCATACCAAGGTATGACCATGGCCACAGGACCGGGATATCAAATGGTGCAGGCTAATTTGTTGGTGCGTTACCACGCTCAACAATTTAGAGAACAGCCGGCTCTCGCTTTCTTCCCCGGTTCAGCCCAACCCGTTGCAAAGGTCGCGATTCATGGTGGGTGGATGAAGGATTTATATTGTGTGTTCGAAGGCAGTCCTGGACAACAAGAAGCGATTTTGCACATTTTTATTAACCCCTTTGTGCGCTTTATCTGGACCGGAATGTACATTCTCATTGGCGCGACGTTGTTGTCACTAGGCGGTCGGACCACTAAAGAGCGCCAACGATCCCGGTCCCTTGTCGATATTACTGGGATGAGGGCGAGTTCTTTGAGTGTGAAAGGACGTGATCCGTTTTAA
- a CDS encoding cytochrome c maturation protein CcmE, whose product MATSNKLKLQVGSAVIAVSLGYLLVQGAHNFSNYFLTVKQYEDNLRRFSDQTVRVQGTLQSTSVRYNPKTSTLRFDLVSNGAKLPILYQGPMPTEQFKNASAIVKGYMEPGGIFKAQKLEIQCPNHYSAAPTARNP is encoded by the coding sequence TTGGCCACATCGAACAAACTTAAATTGCAGGTAGGCAGTGCGGTAATTGCTGTGTCACTTGGCTATCTTCTCGTCCAAGGAGCCCACAATTTCTCCAATTATTTCCTCACCGTCAAACAATATGAAGACAACCTCCGCCGCTTTTCGGATCAAACAGTGCGTGTCCAGGGCACTTTGCAATCTACCAGTGTGCGCTACAATCCCAAGACCAGTACTTTGCGATTTGATTTGGTATCAAATGGGGCGAAATTGCCCATTCTATACCAAGGGCCGATGCCAACCGAACAATTCAAAAATGCGAGTGCCATTGTTAAAGGATATATGGAACCGGGTGGCATTTTTAAGGCTCAAAAGTTAGAGATTCAATGCCCCAATCATTACTCGGCTGCACCCACAGCGAGAAACCCGTAA